A segment of the Aridibaculum aurantiacum genome:
GTGATGAAGCTCAATTTCAATGGCCTGTGGTTTCCGCCAAAAGCGTGATATGGCAACTGCCGTTTTAGTAGGAGCATGTTTTTGAGTGCTTGCTGCATCAAAGGAAAACTCTTGCTTCTGTTCGCTAATAGCAAAACTCTCATCATAATGAGCAAAAGAATAGCGGTTAATCCTATAAGCTGAATGCTCCGGATCAAGTTCGATGTAGTCCTGGTAATCCATGTCCTCTGGCTTGAACTTTACATTAAACATGTTTACGCCTTTGAACCCCGAGAAGTCTTCAATCTCTACTAATCCCAGCTGATCTTTCATTTCAGCAAGCCAGCCATTAGCCTCATAAATTTCTGTTACTTCGTTTGCTTCATCTTCCCCTATAGCAATAAGATTGTGGATAATCCCATTGAAGTAGCGAAGCTTTGAATTCCCATCTACACTGTATAACCAAACACTAAAAGCTTTTCCTTCATATGCTTGTTGTTGCTTTCGTACAGGTTCAAGGAATGCATAATGATAACCGCCAACTGTTTTAGATATGTCAAACAGCCATTCTTCATGTCCATAACCATGAACGGCTTCATGAGAATCTTTATGTGTGCTTTTTCCTGTACGCCCAGAAGGCAATTGCCATCCTTTATTGTTCCAACATAGCCTTGCTATTCTGAAACTATCAATGACCTGGTCGTTATTCAACCTAACGAGTCCATCTTCAAGCGTGAAGAGGTGACCATAGTTGTTAACCCTTGCATTTATTTGACTTTGCGCAGGATGTTTACCGTCTTTAGGGCGCACCCACAATTTTTTTTCTTTGATAATCTGGGTGATTTCCCGTGTTGAAAGAGGCTTTGCGTACGTAACAAGTACATCAGAAATAGCATCATGCAGCAGTTTGGACATAGAAAGGGTTTAGCACGTTAGTTATATCAACAAGTTTCTCTCACAGTGTATTACTGTGTAAAACTTCCTTAGCTACCGGGTGGGGGATGTAGACGGGAAGAGGGCTGTAAGATAATTTGAAAATTTGAAAATGAGGCAATGAAAATAGAAAGCCAATTGATAATTGCTGACCAATTTGAAAATGAAGAAACAATAGGGCAGCAGGGCGCAGCCAGTCATACTACAGTGACTGTTCTGTTACTATTTTCAGCCTTGGCTCATTGCAGATTATGACATATGATCTTCCAGCATCTTATCAATGTCAATGCGCCTGTACCAGCGTTTTCTGCCAAGCTTCGCCGACTTGATCAAATCGGCACCCTCCCACTTCCTGAGGGTACTCCTGCTGATGTTCAGCTCCCGCTCTACATCAGCCG
Coding sequences within it:
- a CDS encoding helix-turn-helix domain-containing protein, giving the protein MEKFNGNNGGRRKYNKSRRSQRHEPSNSMYWLDPADVERELNISRSTLRKWEGADLIKSAKLGRKRWYRRIDIDKMLEDHMS